From the genome of Papaver somniferum cultivar HN1 chromosome 2, ASM357369v1, whole genome shotgun sequence, one region includes:
- the LOC113352148 gene encoding palmitoyl-acyl carrier protein thioesterase, chloroplastic-like, whose translation MASSIMMSTFSPANHSLRTTVLVKKISGDNVIPLGMKSNTKPSFRGLRVTARTQAPQKINDCVHRGNFTIRSYEIGPNQMATIGTLLNHLQETAANHIRDVGLVGDGFNSTPEMSKRDLIWVVAKMRVVVDRYPCWGDVVEVDTRFGGAPVKNGFANHWLLRDADTGETLAQANSVWIMMNKRTRKLSKIPEEVRDEIIPHMKDNRICDDIKLSKVHDNEVDSLQTGVINSLTPILKSQELCDLALGFRRECGVGDELKSLTRVVETGGGYTECQHMLQFVNRREVMRTRTKWRPSNTPMH comes from the exons ATGGCTAGTAGCATTATGATGTCAACATTTTCCCCTGCTAATCATTCACTAAGAACAACAGTACTGGTAAAGAAGATTAGTGGAGACAATGTGATTCCTCTCGGCATGAAATCAAACACGAAACCGTCTTTTAGGGGGTTGAGGGTTACAGCGAGGACCCAAGCACCTCAAAAGATCAATGACTGCGTTCATCGAGGAAACTTCACAATTAGATCGTATGAGATTGGCCCTAATCAAATGGCAACTATAGGAACATTGTTGAATCATTTACAG GAAACAGCTGCTAACCATATTAGGGATGTGGGGCTggtgggagatggatttaattCGACGCCGGAGATGAGTAAAAGAGACCTAATATGGGTTGTTGCTAAGATGCGGGTTGTCGTAGATCGATATCCTTGTTG GGGTGATGTAGTTGAAGTAGATACTCGGTTTGGTGGTGCACCTGTGAAGAATGGTTTCGCTAACCATTGGCTTCTTCGTGATGCCGATACCGGTGAAACTCTCGCTCAAGCTAACAG TGTGTGGATTATGATGAATAAAAGAACAAGAAAATTGTCAAAAATCCCTGAGGAAGTTAGAGATGAAATAATACCTCATATGAAGGATAATCGTATCTGTGATGACATCAAACTGTCCAAGGTTCATGACAACGAAGTTGACTCTCTCCAAACTGGTGTAATT AATTCTCTTACGCCGATTTTGAAAAGTCAAGAGCTTTGTGACCTGGCTCTGGGGTTCAGGAGGGAGTGTGGAGTAGGCGATGAGCTAAAATCTTTGACAAGAGTTGTTGAAACTGGAGGTGGGTATACCGAATGTCAACACATGCTTCAATTTGTGAATAGAAGGGAGGTTATGAGGACAAGAACCAAATGGAGGCCATCGAACACACCAATGCACTAA